A window of Kribbella voronezhensis genomic DNA:
GCCGCTTGAGCCCTTCGTGCTCGGCCCGGATCGCGGCCAACTCCAGCTCGGCGAGCTCCCGCCGCGTCCCCAGCCCGTCCCGCCCCGACTGCTCCAGCCTGCCCTCGGTGGTGCGCAACGAGTCCCGCAGTACGTCGCGTTCGCCTTGCAGCCGCGTCGCCACCGCCAGCGCGTCGGCCAGCAGACCAGCCGCCTCGTCCGCCCCGACCTCATCGGCCTGAGCCTGTACTGCGGTCAGCTCCTCGAGCACCGCCTCGACCTCAGCAGTCGCCTTCTCTTCCTCGGCGTCCACGTCCTCGTCGGACAGCACAGCGCGGGCCGCGTCCAACGCCTCGACCGCAGCGGCCAGCCGCTCCTGAGCCAACTCCGATCGCGCCCGCGCCTGCTGCGCCTCGGACCGATCCTCCTCGGCAGCCTTCCGCGCCTGTGCCGCCGCGAACTCCGCGTCGGACAACAACCGCTCGGCGACGGCCAACTCGGCCCGGGCGTTCTCCAGCGAACGCTCGGCCGCACCCAGCTCGCCACCTTCCAGCGCCGGGACGACGAGGTCCTCGAAGTCGAAGGTGCCTTCCTCCTCCTCGAACTGCGAGAAGAGCGACATCTGTCCGGGAACGTCCTCGACCGGCGCCTGCCGCTTGCCGGCCGACTTCGTCTCTTCCTCTTCCTCGCCGGTCGACGCGACGCCCAGACGCGCGCACAACAAGGTGATCCGCTCGCTCGGGTCACCGTTGGCGGTCAGCGAACGCTCGGTCCGCCGGGCCTCCTGCAGTTCCGCGGAGACGGTGTCGACCTTGCGCAGCAGCTCCCGCGCGGCCGCCAGATCCTTCACCCGTCCGCGCTTCAGCAGGTCCTGCTCCAGCCGGACGGCCTCGTCCAGCCGCGAACGCAACGTCGCCGCCTCGCCCCCGGCGTGGACCTTGACCTCGATCTGCCCCGGTACGTCGATCACCAGTTCCCCGGACACCAGGACCTGGATCTCGCCCTCCAGCTCGTCCGGCACCTTCGCGGACCCGGCATCCAGCCCGGTCCCGGAAAGCCGGACAGCCTCAGCACCAACCCGCCGTACGGACACCTCCGGTACGCCGGCGGCAAGTGCCGCGCGTGCTTCGACGACCCGCGCGCGGGCGTCCTCGAGCGCGGCAACCAGCCCTTCGTCGACCTTGACCCCGTCGAGCACCAAGCCCGCCGAGGCAATCCGAGCCCGGACGTCGACCAGCTCGGCCTGCTGAACCAACAGCCGGTCGAGCTCGGCCCGATCGGTCAGCTTCGCGACGAGCCGCTCCGCCACCTGCAGGTCGCCGCGACGCTCGTCCCTGAGCTCGACGACCTCGGCCAGCGCCGCCTCGGCGGCATGGACCGTCTCGGCGGCCTTCTTCGCGACGGTCTCGGCGTCCTTGCGCCGCTCGGCGAGCTCCGCGTCGGTCCTGGTGAGCTTGTCCACCTCGGCGAGCAGCCGCTCGCGTTCGACCCTGGTCCGGGTGTGGTTCTCCAGCCGCGCCCGGGCCGTCTCGGCGCGGGCCCGGACCGAATCGCGCCGGAGCAGGATCTCGTCGGTCGCCTGCTTGCGCTCGCGCAGTTCCTCGACCGACTTGAGATGCTCCGTGAGCCGGGCACTCAGTTCGTCGAGGTCCAGTGCGAGCCGCTCGGCCCGGCGGATGTCGGCGACGACTTCGTCCATCGCCTTCAGCGCTTGGGCCGCGGTGAGTTCGGCTGCCTCGACGGCCTTGGCCGACTTGGCGAAGTCACCGGTCGGCCGGCCGCCTCTGGTCCAGTAGCGCAGGTACTCGTGCTCGACCGCGAGCACCAGCGGCATCGAGGCGCCGTCGACCGGCGTACCGGATTCCGCGGTCACGGCCGTGATCAGCGGCTCGGCATCGGCAGGGGTCGGCAGGACGAGCGACTGCCCCTGACTGACCATCAACGTCTGCCAGAGCACCGGATCGACGTGCTCGTTGAAGAGCCGCTCGGCCTCGTTGTGCGCCTCGCGCCCGGTCCAGGACTGCCGCCGGCCGTCCGGTTCGAGGATGGTGAGCTCGGTGGCCTTGTTCTTCAGCCAGCGCTTCGTATAGGTCAGCTCCCGGCCGCCCAGCGTCAGCTGCGCCGTCACCTCGGGAGCCACGTCCTGGCCGACCGGCTGGATGTCGACGATCCGCTTGGACTTGGAGTCGTCCGGGTAGTCGAAGATCAGCGCGAACGCCTCGACCAGGCTGGACTTGCCGACCTCGTTGTCGCCGACCACCACGGTGGTGCCGATCGCGGGCAGCTCGACGGTACGGTCCTTGACGCCACGGAAGTTCCGCAGCGTCAGGCTGTGCAATCTCACGGCCGCCTCATCCTGCGTCCCGGGCCAGGCGGTGCATCAACGTCAGCGCGGCGCCGGCTGTCTCGTCGCCGCCGGCCAGCGCCTGGCGCAACTCCTCCATCGCCGCTCGGGCAGGCCCGCTCAACTGCAACGCGTCGAGGTCCGCCGCGTCCGGAGCGGGCCGGACCGTCCAGAACTTGGCCCACCGCTCCACGCTCGCGAACACCTCGCCCTGCGCGTCCACCATGGCGTCCAGCCGGCTCAGCAGTGGCAACGGCAGCGACCCGTCGGCCGCGAGCCGCACGTACGTCCGCTCCTTCTCCGGCAGCTCGGCGAAGAAGTCCTCCAGCGCCCGGATCGACTCCTCGTCGTCCAGCTCGGCGTGGTGCTCGACCATGTGCCAGGCACCGACGTGGTGCGGCTCCACCTCGATCGAGTCCTCGCCGAGCGTCACAGCGAGAACGTTGCCAGGATGTGTCTCCTCAGGCGCGGTGACCTCCTGCGTCCCGGAGAACCAGATCCGGTCGGTCACCTCGGTCGTCGAGTGCCGATCCCCCAGACCCACGTAGTGCAGTCGCCCGTCGGCGACCGCAGCCTCCAGAGCGGCTTGATCAATGGTCGGTACGTCGGACATGCCGCCGCTCAAGCTGGTCAACTGGCCGTGCGCGAGCAGGATCCGCTTGATCCCAGGCGGCGCGGGAGCAAGCTCGGCGTACCCGGGCGCCGCCGGATCCGACAGCGGCCGGCGCGAACGCCAGGGCGCCCCGACGATCTCGACGCCCGGCACGATCTCCAGCGGCTTGGTGTCGGTGACCACCACGACATGCGAAGGGGCGTGCCCGGTCCACTGGGCCGACGTCCACAGCGAGCCCGGCTCGAGCGCGTCGTGGTTGCCCGGCAGCAGCACCACCGGTACCTCGATCCGCTTCAGCGCTTCACAAGCTCGCAAGATCGTCTGCCGCTCGACCTGGTTGTGCTCGAAGACGTCCCCGGTGACCACCACGAACGCCGCTCCGGTCGCCTTCGCGACGTCGCCGATCCGCATGACGGCGTCCAGCCGCGCCTGAGCCCACCGGGCCTGGCCGTCCGGCCCCAGGAACCGGCGCATCATCCCCAGCTGCCAGTCCGAACTGTGCAGAAACGTGATCGAGTCTTCCATCGCGCGAGAACGCTAACCCGCGCCGCCGACAACTCCCAACCAACACACCCACAACCCTGCGTGATGCCCGGCATGCGAACACCCCACCGGCCCGGGACGACCGCGGTTCCCGGGATGCGGGACACTGAGCGACGTGCCCGAAGACCTGCGACCGTACGCCGTACTGGATGTCGACGCGACGTTGTCGGACACCAGCAAACGGATCCACTTCCTCGCCAAGCGGCCCAAGGACTGGGATTCGTTCTTCGCGGCGGCCAAGGACGACGCGGTGCTCGACGAGGGGCTGGCGGTGGCGAACACCCTGGCGGCCGAGCACGAGATTGTGTACCTGACCGGGCGGCCCGAGCGGCTGCGGCGGGACACGGTGAAGTGGTTCGAGGACAACGGCTTTCCCGACGGGAAGCTGTTGATGCGCGGGAACAACGACCGGCGCCCGTCCGCGGTCATGAAGCTGGCGCGGTTGCGAACGCTCGCCCAGGAGCGGCCGGTCGCAGTACTGGTCGATGACGACGTCAAGGTCTGCGCTGCCGCCGAGAAGGCGGGCTACACGGTGCTGAGGGCCGACTGGGGACTCGATGCCGAGACCCAGCCGACCCTCTTCGAAGCGCAGGAGACCGAAGGCCGGACCTGAGTTACTTGCTCAGGCCCACGATCAGGGTGTTCGGGTACGGCGGGTAGGGCGGCAGGTAGAAGTTCTGCACCTTCGAGCCGTGCAGGAACGCGTTGCGCGCGTAGATCAGCGGAACCAGCGGAGCGTCCTTCATGATCTGCTGGTCGATCGCACCCCAGGCCGCGGCGGCCTTGGTCCGGTCGGTCTCCGCCGTCGCGGCGTTGATCGCGGCGTCCACCGCCGGGTTCGAGTAGCGGGACATGTTGTACCCGCCGTTGCCGATCTCCGACGACGCGAACAACGGCTGGATGTTGCCGAGCGCGCTCGGGTAGTCCGGCAGCCAGCTCGACACGGTCAGGTCGTAGTCGCCCTTCGGCCCGGTCTGGACCTCGGTCAGCGCGTCCGAGTCGTACGGCTTGATGGTGACGGAGATGCCGGCCTTCTTCAGTCCCTGCTGGATCGCCTGCGCGACGCTCAGGCCGCCCGGCGAGTTGTCGGCGGCGAGCACCAGGCTGAGGTTGCTCACGCCGGCCGCTGCCAGCAGCTGCTTCGCCTTCTCGGGATCACCGTTCGGCGGCGCCTGGTACAGGTCGTACTTGGTGTAGCCGTCGATCCCGGGCGTGATCAGGGTGGTGGCGATCTCGCCGCCGAACTCCGGACCACCCTCGGCGACCTGGACGGCCTGCTTGTCGACGGCGTACTCGATCGCCTTGCGGACGGCCGGGTTCGACAGCGCCGGGCGCTTGTTGTTCATCGCCAGGTACTCCAGCGCACCGGACGGCGAGGTGGCGACGCGCGCCTTCACCGCCGGGTTGCCGGTCACCGTGGGGATCAGCGCGGCCGGCACCGACGTACCGGTGGTGGCGGCGAACTTGTCGTCACCGGCGTCCGCGATCAGCCGCTGGTTGATCACGTCGGCCTGCAGGCCCATGTCGTAGACGACCGCGTCGGGCAGACCGGTCCGGGCCGGGTCGCTCGCCTTGTCCCAGGACGGGTTGCGCTCCAGCTCGAGCTTCGACCCGGGCGAGTACGACTTGACCTGGTAGGGACCGCTGGCGGCCGGCTTCTCGCCGTAGTGGGCCGGATCCGTGTCGGCCTTCTTCGGCACCGGCGCGAAGGCCGGCATGCTGACGATCCACGGCCAGTCGCCGAACGCCTTGTTCAGCTTGAAGACGACGGTGGCGTCGTCGGGGGTCTCGATCGAGGCGAGCTCGCCGCCCTTGTACGGACCGGTGTACTTCTCGGCGCCCGCGAGGAGCGTCTTGTGGTAGTTGAGACCACCGGACAGCTCGGGCGCGAAGCTGCGCTCCACGCCGTACTTGATGTCAGCGGCAACGATCGGCGAGCCGTCGGCGTACTTGAGGCCCGGCTTCAGCTTGAACGTCCAGGTCTTGCCGCCGTCGCTGACCTGACCGGTGTCGGTGGCCAGGTCGGGGACCAGTTCGGCAGCCTTGTCCGGAGTGGTCTTCCACGACGTCAGGCCCCGCAGTACCAGGTGGATCGCGCTGATGCCCAGGCTCTGGCTCTTGGCCGGGTCCAGGCTCAGCTCCTTGCTGGTGGTGAGGATGTGGAAGGTGCCGCCCTGCTCGGCGGCGGCTGTGCTGCCGCCGCCGGGCGTGGCCGACTTGTCGTTGGCATTGCAGGCGGTGGCCGCCAACGCCAGTGCGGCCGCGACTGCGAACGCGCGGGTAGTGCGTTTCATGGTGTCCTCTCAGACGTGGGGGGGCTCGAGAGTTCAGGGAAGTAGCAGGCGGCCCGGTGATCGCCGCCCGCCACCGGTTCGAGTACGGGCCGGACGGTGGCGCAGACGTCCTGGACCTTGTAGCACCGGGTGCGGAACGGACACCCGGAGGGCGGGTCGATCGGGGTGGGCACATCACCTGTCAGCACGATCCGGTCCCGGGCAGCTCCGGGATCGGGAACCGGTACCGCGGACAGCAGCGCTCGGGTGTACGGGTGAGCGGGCGCCGCGTACACCTCGGCGGCCGGGCCCTCCTCGACGATCGTGCCCAGGTACATCACCGCGAGCCGGTCCGCGACCTGGCGGACCACCGCGAGGTCGTGCGCGACCAGCACGTACGACAGGCCGAGCTCGTCGCGCAGGTCGGCCAGCAGATTCAGCACCTGCGCCTGGACCGAGACGTCGAGCGCCGAGACCGGTTCGTCGCAGATCAGCAGACCGGGCCGTACGGCGAGCGCTCTCGCGATCCCGATCCGCTGCCGCTGACCACCCGAGAACTCGTGCGGATAGCGCTCCAGGTGTTCCTCCGACAGACCGACCTGGTGCAGCAACTCGATCAGCTGGGCACGACTCGGGCGGATCCCCTGGGCCCGGAACGGCGTGGTCAGGATCGTGCCGACCGACTGCCGCGGGTTGAGCGAGGCCTGCGGATCCTGGAACACCATCTGGATCTTCCGCCGGACCGGACGGAGCCGCCGGCCGCGCACGGTGGTGACGTCCTGGCCGGAGATGGTGACCCGGCCCTCGGTGGGGTCCAGGAGCCGCGTCGCCAGCCGGGCGAGGGTGGACTTGCCTGAGCCGGATTCCCCGACGAGGCCGACCGTCTCGCCCCGGCGCACGACGAGATCGACACCGTCGACCGCCTTCACCGCGGCCGCCTTGCGGAACGGGACGCCGCGCAAGCCGAAGTACTTCTTCACGCCGTCCAGGCGGAGCAGCTCCTCTGCATCCTGCCCGATCGCGTCCTTGGTGCTCTGCTCGATCGTGCTCACAGTGCACTCTCCTCGGCACTCGGCTGGAGCGGGGCCGCTTCCTTCGCGGCGCTCTGCTGGAGCGGGGCGCCTTCTGGGGCGGCGTTCTCCTGGATGCCCGTGAGGGCTACTTCCTGGGCGATCTCCGGGCGGCGGCCGAGGTGGCAGGCGGCCTCGTGGTTGCCTTCGCCGGGGCGTGGCGTGAGCACCGGGCGCTCGGTGATGCAGCGCTCTCCGACGCGTTCCGTGTAAGCACACCGCGGCTGGAACGGGCAGCCCGTTTCGATCGAACCGGGCGACGGCGGACTGCCGGGAATCGTGGTGAGGCGATGCTTGGGCGGTACGTCGACGCGCGGCATCGCGCCGAGCAGCCCGAGGCTGTACGGATGCGCCGCGCGGTAGAAGATGTCCTTCACCGAGCCCTGCTCGGCCGCGCGCCCGGCGTACATCACCAGTACGTCGTCCGCGACCTCCGCGACCACGCCGAGGTCGTGGGAGATCAGCACGAGAGCGGTTCCGAACTCGGTCTGGACGTCCTCGAGCAACCGGATGATCTGGGCCTGCACGGTGACGTCGAGGGCGGTGGTCGGCTCGTCGGCGATCAGCACCTTCGGGTCGTTGACCAGCGCCATCGCGATCACGACCCGCTGCCGCATACCGCCGGAGAACTCGTGCGGGTAGGCCCGTGCGCGTTGCGCGGCCGAGGGGATGCCGACCAGGTCGAGCATCCGGACCGCCCGGACGTTCGCCTCCTTCTTGGAGACGTCGTGATGCAGCCGGTACGCCTCGGCGACCTGCCAGCCGACGCTGTAGTACGGATTGAGCGCGGAGAGCGCGTCCTGGAACACCAGCGCGACCTCGTTGCCGCGGATCTTGCGCAGCTCCTCGGCGGTCAGCTTCGTCAGCTCACGACCACCCAGCAGCACCTCGCCCTTGACGTCGGCGTTGGGCGGAAGCAGGCCCATCACGGCCGCCGAGCTGACGCTCTTGCCGGAACCGGACTCCCCGACGATCGCGAGCGTCCTGCCCGGCGCGACGGCGAAGTCGATGCCGTCGACGGCCGGCACCAGGCCGCCTTCGGTCCGGAACGTGACGTGCAGGTCGTGCACCTCGAGCACCGGGGTCTCGCTCGGTGTCTTGCGCGGCTCAGGCATGGCCGACCCTCGGGTCCAGTACTCCGTGCAGCACGTCCACCACCAGGTTCGCCAGAATCACCAGGAACGCCGAGAACAAGGTCACGCCGACCACCACCGCCACGTCGAGCTGGCCCACCGAGCTGATCAGCAGTTCGCCGAGGCCCTGCATGCTGAAGACCTTCTCGGTCAGGATCGCACCACCGAGCAGGCCGCCGAGATCGAGCCCGAAGATGGTCACGATCGGCACCAGCACGCCGCGAAGCCCGTGCAGCAGGACGACCCGGCCCTCCCCCGCACCCTTCGCACGGGCGGTGGTGATGTGGTCGAGGTTCATCTCCTCCAGCATCTGCGCCCGCGTCAGCCGGATGTACGACGCGGCGTTCAGCGCGGCCAGCACGAGCCACGGGAGCACCAGGTGCCAGGCCCAGTCGACCGGGCTCTCGGTGAGCGGCACGTACCCGTTCACCGGGACCATGTTCAGCCAGAACCCGAAGACCAGGATCGCCAGCAGCCCGACCAGGAACGACGGCGAAGCGACGCCGACGAGTGCGAAGCCGACTGCGAACCGGTCGAACAACCGGCCTCGCCGAAGCGCGGCGCCGACACCCAGAGACACACCGGCGACCAGCCACAGCACCGCGGCACCGATCGCGATCGACGCCGTGATCGGCAACCTGCTCAGGATCAACGTGGTCACCGGTCGGGCGAGCGGGAACGAGTAGCCGAAGCACGGCGCGTTGCACTGCACCGCGGCGGTGCCTTCGCCGAAGGTCCGGCCGGCCACGATGCCCTTGAGGAACTGCAGGTACTGCTGCATGGTGCTCTGGTCGAGCTGCATGAAATGCCGGGCCTGCTCGAGGCGGTCCGGCGTACAGGGCTTGCCGCAGCCCAGGCGGGCCGGGTCCGCCGGCAGCGCGTAGAAGATCAGGTAGACGGCCAGGCTCAGCGCGAGCATCACCAGCACGGTCGCGAGCAGCCGCCGGATCACGAACCACACCAGGTCCGGCATCAGTGAGTCCTCCGCAGCCGTACGTCGAACGCGTCGCGAACACTGTCGCCGAGCAGGGTGAACCCGAGCACGGCGAGGAACAACATCGCACCCGGGAACGCCAGGAACCACGGGTCGGCGCCGGTGTACACCCACACGATCGAGTCCGAGATCGACCGGCCCAGACTCGGTGTCGGTGGCGGTACGCCGACCCCGAGGAAGGACAACCCCGCTTCCGCGCCGATGATTCCCGGCACCGCCATCGTCGCGATCACCAGCACCGGCCCGAGCAGGTTGGGCAGCAGTTCGCGGCTGACGATGTGCCAGCCGCTGGACCCCGACGACCGGGCCGCCTCGACGAACTCCCGCTCGACCAGGGACCTGGCCTGGTTACGGATCAGCCGGGCGAGCCCGGCCCAGCCGAACACGCTCAGCACGATGATCAGCAGCAGCCAGCGCGGGAACCCGGCCGGCACAATGATGCCTAAGGCAATCATGAACAGCAGCGACGGGAAGCCGAAGAGGAAGTCGAGCAGCCGCGAGACGACCGCGTCGTACCAGCCGCCGAAGTACGCGGCGCTGATGCCGACGAGCGTGCCGACCACGGTGGTGACGAACGTGACGACGATCGCGATGAACAGCGACGTCCGCAGTCCGAGCACCGCGATCGAGAACAGGTCCCGTCCCGTCAGCGGCTCGATGCCGAACCAGTGATCGCCGCTGAGCCCGCCGACGGCTCCCCTCGGCGCATTGCCGCGGAGCGGATCGAGCAGGCCGATGTTGTAGGTGTACGGGTCCTGACCCTCGAGTTTCGCCAGCAACGGCGCCGCGATCGCGATCAACACCAGGACGACCACCAGCACGGCGCCGAGCCGGGCGCTGCGATCCCGGCGGACCCGGCGAAAAGCCTGCCGGGTCGGTGAGACGGCCGAAACGACCTCGGAACCCACACGCACTCCTGACAACGATGGACGGAACCCAGCCGAGAAACGGTAGGCCAGAGTCTCCCACCATCCGGTCCCGGTCTTGAATCGTGAGAATGTCCATCTACGTACTGGAGATTGTCGGACACCGTGCGTGACGGGCCCCGGCGGTCACTCCACGTCGGTCAGTTCCCAGGGCCGGCGGCGCGGGATCCGACGCAGCGCGACGTAGGTGACAAGGCCGCCGAGGACGATGCCTGGGATCGCCCAGCGCCAGCCGGAGAGCGCTCTCTGGTGAGTCTCGATGGTCTGCGCGGCCGGCGCGGGAAGTGGCGTGGCAACCGGAGTGGGCTCGGGCAGCGCGGCCGGTTCGGCAGTATTCGGCGGACCGGTCGGGCCGCCGTAGAACTGGCCGTTCATGAGACCGAGGGAGACCAGCACCTTGGTCAGCGCGACGGAGTCACTGCTGCGGTGCCAGACCGGCTCGGCCGGCAGCGAGGGGCCACCGTTCGGATTCTCGTACGTCGCGATCCACGGTCCCCCGGGCGCGTTCGGATAGATCAGGTCGAACCGCCAGGCCGACATGTCATGGATCATCCAGAGTGCCCGGATGAAGCGACCTTGCGCGTGGTCGCCGGCTTCCTTCGGACCGGTGAGTTCGACCTCGGTCAAGCGTTGCAGCTGGCCGTAGCGGGCATCGTCGTAGCCGACGGCGACGACCTTGGGCGGAGCGCTGAGCAGCACGCTGGTCGGCCCACCGGCCGAAGCCGGCACCGCCACCCCGGCAACGCTGATCAACACTGCGAACACCAGCCCACACGTACGGCGTACCCAACGGTTCATGGCAGTTCTCCTCAGCCGAGCCAACGATGCACCCCAGATACACCGCCGCCGCCGCAGAAGTTCCGCTACCGGCACCGAATCCGGAAGCGATCCGTCGGGAATGACGCCTAACATCGGGCCATGGAGCAGGAGTTCACCGGCGAGATCATCGAGTGGCGCGGTCCGGCGCCGTACTACTTCGTTCCCGTTCCCGAGCAGGAATGTGCCGCGCTGCGAACCGCCGCGTCCGGCGCGGGCTACGGCTGGGGAACACTTCCGATCCGCGCTCAGTTGGGGAATGCCGAGTGGAAGACAGTGCTCTGGCCGAAGGACGGGAGCTATCTGCTCCCGTTGAAGGACGCCGTACGGAAACCCGCTGGACTGGACGCAGGCGATGCGGTGGACATCCGGCTGACGTTCGATCCTATGCCCCAGCGACAGAAACGGCCGGTGAAGCGAGCATCCGTTCCGAGAACGCCGGGTTCGCGGGAACCGATCACCGCCGAGCAGCTCAGGATCATTCCGGCCAACGAGGCTGCTTGGGAGGATCTGCAAGCAGTCTTCGGCGTGGCAGGCGAGACTGCGCGGTGCTGGTGCCAGCGGTTCCGGATGCTGCCCAAGGAATCCTTCGCGTCCGAAGGACCCGAGGAGCTGGCCGCCCGGCTCCGCGACCAGACCGCCTGCGGCAACGGGCAGGCACGTGCGACGACCGGCCTGGTGGCGTATCTCGACGGCGAGCCGGTCGGTTGGTGCGCCGTCGCGCCGCGCGCAGACCACCCGAGGCTGCTCCGCGACTACCGCGTCCCCTGGCTCGGCCGCGACGAGGACAAGGCCGACTCCACCGTGTGGGCCGTGACCTGCTTCGTCACCCGGGTCGGTTACCGGCGCCGGGGAGTCGGCCGCGCTCTCGCGGGCGCCGCCGTCGGATTCGCCCGGGAAGGTGGCGCCCGCGCTGTGGAGGGCTACCCGGATCTCGTCGACGGCGGGTACGTCGGAACACTCGCGATGTTCACCGATGCCGGTTTCGCCGAGGTCAGCCGCCCGGGCAACCGCCGCGCGGTCCTGCGGATCGACTTCTGATCCCTCAAGAAACGGCAGAGAGCGCTATCTCTGTAGCTCGCTCCTTGCTCTCGACGCCTTCCAGACGGTAGGTGCGACCCTCGTGGACCCAGACCAACGTCGGTCCTGCCGCCCGGATCGTCTTCGCCTTACCGGTCTTGTCGACGAGCACCAGCTCGTACGGCGCCTTGAACCAGAACCCGTTGACGGAGCCCACCACCTCGAGCTCCATGTAGTACTTCTTGAGGTACCTCGGCGACGGCTCGGCCCCGAACTGCTCCAGCCGCTCCCCCGTCGTCCAACTCATCGCCACGAACCCCTGTGACGCCGCGACCCGCGCAGGCGCACCCAACGCCCGAGGAACCACCGGAGCGAACCCGGCAAGACGCTGAGCGTCGTGCAGCCCCAGTTGTCCCGTCACCGGCGGCACGGTCGGCGTAGTACTGGGCCCCTGTCCGACAGGCCGCGCTTCCACGCCTCCGATGTTGAGCCACTCAGCGACAGTCGCGCGCACCGGCGAGACCACGACTGCCCCGGCGAGCAGCACGGCCAATAGCGACACCAGGGCACGCCACCGGCTGCGAAGGCGGTCCGCGAGCGACCGGCGTACGGGTTCGCCTGCAACAGCTTCCAGTACTGCGGTGGCGAGGCCCTCCGCGACGGGAGGTACGACAGCGGAGCGCCCGAGCGAGCGGAGCTCTCTGGCGAGGTCGTCGCTCATCGCTGCACCTCCTTGTCGGGTAGTTGTGTCCGCAGCCGTCCCAGCGCCCGGTGCAGTCGCGACTTGACCGTGCCACGCGCCCAGCCGAGCACTGTCGCCGTCTCCTGCTCATCCAGCTCCAGCAAGTACCGGCAGATCACCACTTGCCGATAGTGCTCAGGCAAAGCCCGTACTGCGGCCAGCAGCTCGCGTCGGCGCTCGGTGACGGCCGCCTCCTCGGCAGGATCGAGCACGCTCTCCGGTAGCGCGGCCAACTCCTCACGGCGTGCCCTGCGATTCCGTGAGCGCTGCAGGTTGCGTGTCTCGTTCGCGACGATGCGCAGCAACCAAGGTTTGAACGCCGCGTCATCCCGGAAGCCGCCAAGCGCCCGGTACGCCTTGACGAACGACTCCTGCACGACGTCGTCGGCCTCCGACCCGGCCCCCAGGAACACGGCCGTCCGCTTGGCCACCGGCGCATGCCGCAGCACCAGCTCCGCATACGCGGTGGAATCCCCACCTCGCACACGAGCCACTATCGCCGCTTCGTCGGTCTCGCTGATCCCGCCTCCTGTCCTCTATCCCTCACTACACCGCGGGTGAGCAGTCGGTTCCAGCCATTCACTGCCGAGGTTTGACCCGCTTCGTCGGTACCGCGGACAGCGGGTCCTCCGGCCAGGGATGCCGCGGGTATCGAGCCCTCAGGTCAGCCCGGACCTGCGGATAACCCTGCACCCAGAACGACGCGAGGTCGCTCGTGATCGCCACGGGACGTCTCGCCGGCGACAGCAGATGCAACACGACAGGCACCCGGCCATCGGCGACCACCGGCGTCTTGGTCCACCCGAACACCTCCTGCAACTTCACCGCGAGCACCGGCGGCTCAGCCCCGTCGTACACCAGCCGCACCTGCGAGCCCGACGGCACCGCGAGGCGCTCCGGTGCGAGTTCACCGAACCGGGTAGCAGCGGGCCAGGGCAGCAGTCGTCGCAAGGCGGACGCCACATCGAGGTTGGTGAGATCGCGCGAACGGCGTACCGAGGCAAGCTCCGGACCCAGCCAGTCGTCCAACGTCGCGAGCAATGCCGCGTCGTCGACCGCGGGCCATGGAGCGCCGAGGTGCGCATGACAGAAGGCGAGGCGCTCGCGCAGAGAGACCGCGGCGTCGGACCACCGCAGTACGGCGAGACCGCTGCGCCGGAGACCATCGCGTACGGCGGCTTGCACGAGCACCGGGTCGGGCTTGGACAGCGGTACGTCGTTGAGCACGATCGCTCCGAGCGACTCCACGCGCCGGGTCACCACCCGCCCGTCGTCCCAGCGAATCTGGTCGGTGACGGAGACGAGCTCACCGGCGACCTCCCGCGCGGTCGCCTCGTCGATCGGCGCGGCCGAGCGGATCCTGGCGT
This region includes:
- a CDS encoding ABC transporter ATP-binding protein, producing the protein MSTIEQSTKDAIGQDAEELLRLDGVKKYFGLRGVPFRKAAAVKAVDGVDLVVRRGETVGLVGESGSGKSTLARLATRLLDPTEGRVTISGQDVTTVRGRRLRPVRRKIQMVFQDPQASLNPRQSVGTILTTPFRAQGIRPSRAQLIELLHQVGLSEEHLERYPHEFSGGQRQRIGIARALAVRPGLLICDEPVSALDVSVQAQVLNLLADLRDELGLSYVLVAHDLAVVRQVADRLAVMYLGTIVEEGPAAEVYAAPAHPYTRALLSAVPVPDPGAARDRIVLTGDVPTPIDPPSGCPFRTRCYKVQDVCATVRPVLEPVAGGDHRAACYFPELSSPPTSERTP
- a CDS encoding ABC transporter ATP-binding protein, whose product is MPEPRKTPSETPVLEVHDLHVTFRTEGGLVPAVDGIDFAVAPGRTLAIVGESGSGKSVSSAAVMGLLPPNADVKGEVLLGGRELTKLTAEELRKIRGNEVALVFQDALSALNPYYSVGWQVAEAYRLHHDVSKKEANVRAVRMLDLVGIPSAAQRARAYPHEFSGGMRQRVVIAMALVNDPKVLIADEPTTALDVTVQAQIIRLLEDVQTEFGTALVLISHDLGVVAEVADDVLVMYAGRAAEQGSVKDIFYRAAHPYSLGLLGAMPRVDVPPKHRLTTIPGSPPSPGSIETGCPFQPRCAYTERVGERCITERPVLTPRPGEGNHEAACHLGRRPEIAQEVALTGIQENAAPEGAPLQQSAAKEAAPLQPSAEESAL
- a CDS encoding ABC transporter permease, which produces MPDLVWFVIRRLLATVLVMLALSLAVYLIFYALPADPARLGCGKPCTPDRLEQARHFMQLDQSTMQQYLQFLKGIVAGRTFGEGTAAVQCNAPCFGYSFPLARPVTTLILSRLPITASIAIGAAVLWLVAGVSLGVGAALRRGRLFDRFAVGFALVGVASPSFLVGLLAILVFGFWLNMVPVNGYVPLTESPVDWAWHLVLPWLVLAALNAASYIRLTRAQMLEEMNLDHITTARAKGAGEGRVVLLHGLRGVLVPIVTIFGLDLGGLLGGAILTEKVFSMQGLGELLISSVGQLDVAVVVGVTLFSAFLVILANLVVDVLHGVLDPRVGHA
- a CDS encoding ABC transporter permease, which encodes MGSEVVSAVSPTRQAFRRVRRDRSARLGAVLVVVLVLIAIAAPLLAKLEGQDPYTYNIGLLDPLRGNAPRGAVGGLSGDHWFGIEPLTGRDLFSIAVLGLRTSLFIAIVVTFVTTVVGTLVGISAAYFGGWYDAVVSRLLDFLFGFPSLLFMIALGIIVPAGFPRWLLLIIVLSVFGWAGLARLIRNQARSLVEREFVEAARSSGSSGWHIVSRELLPNLLGPVLVIATMAVPGIIGAEAGLSFLGVGVPPPTPSLGRSISDSIVWVYTGADPWFLAFPGAMLFLAVLGFTLLGDSVRDAFDVRLRRTH
- a CDS encoding GNAT family N-acetyltransferase, with the translated sequence MEQEFTGEIIEWRGPAPYYFVPVPEQECAALRTAASGAGYGWGTLPIRAQLGNAEWKTVLWPKDGSYLLPLKDAVRKPAGLDAGDAVDIRLTFDPMPQRQKRPVKRASVPRTPGSREPITAEQLRIIPANEAAWEDLQAVFGVAGETARCWCQRFRMLPKESFASEGPEELAARLRDQTACGNGQARATTGLVAYLDGEPVGWCAVAPRADHPRLLRDYRVPWLGRDEDKADSTVWAVTCFVTRVGYRRRGVGRALAGAAVGFAREGGARAVEGYPDLVDGGYVGTLAMFTDAGFAEVSRPGNRRAVLRIDF
- a CDS encoding RNA polymerase sigma factor translates to MRGGDSTAYAELVLRHAPVAKRTAVFLGAGSEADDVVQESFVKAYRALGGFRDDAAFKPWLLRIVANETRNLQRSRNRRARREELAALPESVLDPAEEAAVTERRRELLAAVRALPEHYRQVVICRYLLELDEQETATVLGWARGTVKSRLHRALGRLRTQLPDKEVQR